From a region of the Pukyongiella litopenaei genome:
- a CDS encoding DUF1127 domain-containing protein: MAQTVSAPNSCARPCAATPQAGGFLRRSLALWHQRRALARLDDDALRDIGISRAEARREARRPAWDVPDHWLR; encoded by the coding sequence ATGGCACAGACCGTATCCGCCCCCAACAGCTGCGCCCGTCCTTGTGCCGCCACGCCGCAAGCGGGCGGGTTCCTGCGACGCAGCCTTGCGCTCTGGCACCAGCGCCGGGCGCTGGCCCGTCTCGACGACGACGCTCTGCGCGATATCGGGATCAGCCGGGCCGAAGCCCGGCGGGAGGCACGCCGGCCGGCCTGGGACGTGCCCGACCACTGGCTGCGCTGA
- a CDS encoding LysR family transcriptional regulator, with protein sequence MIRNLDMTTLRSFVAVADSGGITRAAGFLHLTQSAVSMQIKRLEDLLGMDLLERSGRGISLTASGEQLLAYARRMVALNDEVMARLTDQAFEGEVSLGVPHDIVHPVVPQVLQRFNASFPRVKVNLVTSNTRELRAAFARGAHDLIVTTEAGAGDGAETIHEMPLRWVGARDGSAWRHRPLRLAFCRNCSFLPVARAALDDAGANWDMALDSDSDRTVEATISADLAVGVLLEGTQPSHQELIDHGGTLPDLPVQMINLYGGRGFGAPYVEELAGLIRQGFAGPRVLSRRMAAAG encoded by the coding sequence ATGATACGAAATCTGGACATGACGACGCTGCGCTCCTTCGTGGCCGTTGCCGACAGCGGCGGCATCACCCGTGCCGCCGGTTTCCTGCACCTGACCCAATCGGCGGTGTCGATGCAGATCAAGCGGCTGGAGGACCTGCTGGGGATGGACCTGCTGGAACGCTCGGGCCGGGGTATCTCGCTGACCGCATCCGGAGAACAGCTGTTGGCCTATGCGCGCCGTATGGTGGCGCTGAACGACGAGGTGATGGCGCGGCTGACCGATCAGGCGTTCGAGGGCGAGGTGAGCCTGGGCGTGCCCCATGACATCGTGCATCCGGTGGTTCCGCAGGTGCTGCAACGGTTCAACGCGTCCTTTCCACGGGTCAAGGTGAACCTGGTCACCTCGAACACGCGCGAATTGCGGGCCGCTTTCGCGCGCGGGGCGCATGATCTGATCGTCACGACCGAAGCCGGTGCGGGAGACGGGGCCGAGACGATCCACGAGATGCCGCTGCGCTGGGTCGGGGCGCGCGACGGGTCGGCCTGGCGGCACCGGCCGCTGCGGCTCGCCTTCTGCCGAAATTGCAGCTTCCTGCCGGTGGCGCGGGCCGCGCTCGACGACGCCGGGGCCAATTGGGACATGGCGCTGGACAGCGACTCCGACCGCACGGTCGAGGCCACGATCAGCGCCGACCTGGCGGTCGGCGTGTTGCTGGAAGGCACGCAGCCTTCGCACCAGGAATTGATCGATCACGGCGGCACGTTGCCCGACCTGCCGGTGCAGATGATCAACCTCTACGGTGGTCGAGGGTTCGGCGCGCCATATGTCGAGGAACTCGCCGGGCTGATCCGGCAGGGCTTTGCCGGCCCGCGTGTGCTGTCACGGCGCATGGCGGCAGCGGGTTAG